The Flavobacterium marginilacus genome window below encodes:
- a CDS encoding PIN domain-containing protein codes for MELNNVNLGSINSDGGGVHIGNNITNVFEGLSHLLIEYKQQLEEINNLILSFKPKTALDLLNALDDRIKNGQAENDNKINSKLLYLKALCKSDLTEYSKEDSAKDFVQAYLLNNQDETLKERACVEYINLKDNSKAIKLSEEIIQIDEYNISAWFVKVLISDDIKNYLKSVPKIVFDNYGFQHSVIYQIIRIEKLDFFENLKDYGFELKIDYEKYKEVTFDNKISWLIVIDLALTIIFNKYQTKYIAGDRFLLEEIPEISSTVNLTEIFVNTLDKTEISNTISHQKFYYHYLSYIKTYSDNDYENIEKVFVKLEKPFWFYTYFMCQIHNHQKQYEKTVSLLNEYENLNGELNSEFFLFKSVVFYLLEKDEEIEKLFDEYLKSIDILNEKHFINIDKAFFNIPGNNYDKELYEMRLAKVLKKDFSFDELKIFFEILIKVRYIRVYNKEEIYEQIIKIKDCGFFDLICKTQIANCMNLIGKIKEAINYMESFTDKSIISETLRLYIILLHKQLHDKDDDERGRYKELLELLKFWRENNSDIDELLLGFEHNFYIEIDDLNSLEQIDELLHKEFPDNEQYLFFYLATLERKKSFDKINEVCTDVKTVFDDEAIGVNVSFIMIRNNINISKGFDILYNLALDINNTYARKNYFTASLLITPFFEQYEEVELDYWVAYTVNGKNEKKKITNLGGLNKEFIGKRKGESFSSKSSMSSNINTIVIVEIYNDAMKLFRDISEEANNPINELGFESLQMPQDAEGMKNFLIEQFGVSGTQEKERVDNLLNEYYDYKVGFTEIVRGVFRENYLNAYLHLTNFKGCKYTTIPNAFSHKITSKDEVGFILDFSTLLLFFFLERELDFKFKHKFKISNLIKKEIEEELVELKNLPESSMSIQITMEGITRYDTPENYKEKRIEFINSILVWTNENCEIDLVEEKLDLIPKLRQNEIGFDSNIMKMLVDYMHLSIRENQKLISSDSTLFLFKRNQNLYSNLINPEKYLITFYPEKCNTDFYRYLLKNNYLGIDINLETLKNEFFDFITGRENYYLLVLENLQFYINRNPDIIILCVNFIKYLYLSNTISVKDKNRYSSELFRNTFYGMPISLINQYESILKKEFKLLGDYYDEVLSEFYAVKNLYII; via the coding sequence ATGGAGCTTAATAATGTAAATTTAGGAAGTATTAATAGTGATGGTGGAGGAGTTCATATCGGAAACAATATTACGAATGTTTTTGAAGGATTATCTCATTTGCTCATTGAGTATAAACAGCAATTAGAAGAGATTAATAATCTTATTTTATCTTTTAAGCCTAAAACGGCACTTGATTTACTTAATGCTTTAGATGATAGAATTAAAAATGGACAAGCAGAAAACGATAACAAAATAAATAGTAAGCTACTTTATTTAAAAGCTCTTTGTAAAAGTGATTTAACGGAATACTCTAAGGAAGATTCAGCGAAGGATTTTGTACAAGCATATTTGTTGAATAACCAAGATGAAACTCTTAAAGAAAGAGCCTGTGTTGAGTATATAAATTTAAAAGATAATTCAAAAGCAATAAAATTATCTGAAGAAATAATTCAAATTGACGAATATAACATAAGTGCTTGGTTTGTAAAAGTTTTAATTTCTGATGATATTAAGAATTATCTCAAGTCTGTACCTAAAATTGTATTTGATAATTATGGTTTTCAACATAGTGTCATTTATCAAATTATTCGAATTGAAAAGTTAGATTTTTTTGAAAATTTAAAAGATTATGGCTTTGAGCTGAAAATTGATTACGAAAAATACAAAGAAGTTACATTTGATAATAAAATATCTTGGTTGATAGTTATAGATTTGGCTCTTACAATAATATTCAACAAATACCAAACAAAATATATTGCTGGAGATAGATTCCTCTTGGAAGAAATACCTGAGATATCTTCTACTGTTAATTTAACTGAAATTTTTGTTAATACATTAGATAAAACAGAGATTTCAAATACTATTTCTCATCAAAAATTTTATTATCATTATTTAAGTTATATAAAAACATATAGCGATAATGATTATGAAAACATTGAAAAAGTATTTGTAAAGCTTGAAAAGCCTTTTTGGTTTTATACATACTTTATGTGCCAAATACACAATCATCAAAAGCAATATGAAAAAACAGTTTCATTACTCAATGAGTATGAAAATTTAAACGGAGAATTAAATAGCGAATTTTTTCTCTTTAAGTCTGTTGTATTTTATCTGTTAGAAAAAGATGAGGAAATTGAAAAATTGTTTGATGAATATTTAAAATCAATAGATATTTTAAATGAAAAACATTTTATAAATATTGATAAAGCTTTCTTTAATATTCCAGGCAATAATTATGATAAAGAACTCTATGAGATGAGGTTGGCAAAAGTTTTAAAAAAGGATTTTAGTTTTGATGAATTAAAAATATTTTTTGAAATTTTAATAAAGGTGAGGTATATTAGAGTATACAATAAAGAAGAAATTTATGAACAAATAATTAAAATAAAAGACTGCGGTTTCTTTGATTTGATTTGTAAAACTCAAATAGCTAATTGCATGAATTTAATTGGAAAGATTAAAGAAGCTATTAATTATATGGAATCTTTTACAGACAAATCTATTATATCAGAAACTTTAAGACTCTATATAATTCTTCTTCATAAACAATTACACGATAAAGATGATGATGAAAGAGGAAGATACAAAGAGTTACTAGAATTATTAAAATTTTGGAGAGAAAACAATTCAGACATAGATGAGCTTTTACTTGGATTTGAGCATAATTTTTATATCGAGATAGACGATTTAAATAGTCTTGAACAAATTGATGAACTTTTGCATAAAGAGTTTCCTGATAATGAACAGTACCTTTTTTTTTATTTAGCTACTCTTGAAAGAAAAAAGTCATTTGATAAAATTAATGAAGTATGTACAGATGTTAAAACTGTTTTTGATGATGAAGCTATAGGAGTAAATGTTAGTTTTATAATGATTCGTAACAATATCAATATTTCAAAAGGATTTGATATCTTATATAATTTAGCACTTGATATTAATAATACTTATGCGAGAAAAAATTATTTTACAGCTTCATTATTAATCACACCTTTTTTTGAGCAGTATGAAGAAGTGGAACTGGATTACTGGGTAGCTTATACTGTAAATGGAAAAAATGAAAAGAAAAAAATTACAAACTTAGGAGGACTAAACAAGGAATTTATAGGTAAAAGAAAAGGAGAATCTTTTTCAAGTAAATCATCAATGTCTAGTAATATTAATACAATAGTAATCGTTGAGATTTATAATGATGCTATGAAATTGTTTCGAGATATTTCCGAAGAAGCAAATAATCCAATTAATGAGTTAGGGTTTGAATCGCTTCAAATGCCCCAAGATGCTGAAGGAATGAAAAACTTCCTAATTGAGCAATTTGGAGTTTCTGGCACTCAAGAAAAGGAAAGAGTAGATAATCTTCTGAATGAATATTATGATTATAAAGTAGGTTTTACAGAAATAGTAAGAGGGGTTTTTAGAGAAAATTATCTAAATGCCTATTTGCATTTGACAAACTTTAAGGGATGTAAATATACTACAATACCGAACGCTTTTTCTCATAAAATTACGTCTAAGGATGAGGTTGGATTTATTTTAGATTTCAGTACTTTGTTGTTATTCTTTTTTTTAGAAAGAGAGTTGGATTTTAAGTTCAAACATAAATTTAAAATATCTAATTTAATTAAGAAAGAAATTGAGGAGGAATTAGTAGAACTAAAAAATTTACCAGAATCTTCAATGAGTATTCAAATCACGATGGAAGGGATAACGAGATATGATACTCCTGAAAATTATAAAGAAAAAAGAATAGAATTTATTAATTCGATACTTGTCTGGACTAATGAAAATTGTGAAATTGACCTTGTTGAAGAAAAATTAGATCTGATTCCAAAACTGAGGCAAAATGAAATAGGATTTGATTCTAATATTATGAAAATGTTAGTTGATTACATGCATTTATCAATAAGGGAGAATCAGAAATTAATAAGTAGTGATAGCACTTTATTTTTATTTAAAAGAAATCAAAACTTGTATAGTAATTTAATTAATCCTGAAAAATATCTTATAACCTTTTATCCTGAGAAATGTAACACAGATTTTTATAGATATTTATTAAAAAATAATTATTTAGGAATTGATATTAATCTAGAAACTTTAAAAAATGAATTTTTTGATTTTATAACTGGTAGGGAAAATTATTATCTTTTAGTGTTGGAAAACTTGCAATTTTATATAAATCGTAATCCTGATATAATTATTTTATGTGTTAATTTTATAAAATATCTATATCTAAGTAACACCATAAGTGTAAAAGATAAAAATAGATATTCTTCCGAATTATTTAGAAATACTTTTTATGGAATGCCTATAAGTTTGATTAATCAATATGAAAGCATTTTAAAAAAAGAGTTTAAGCTATTAGGAGATTATTATGACGAAGTTTTAAGCGAGTTTTATGCAGTAAAAAATCTTTACATAATTTAA
- a CDS encoding nucleotidyltransferase domain-containing protein has product MEKKILDKLKEIEIQKDVEILFACESGSRAWGFASPDSDYDIRFIYKNKPEYYLSLWEKPDVIEFMTEDDLDGSGWDLRKAVKLLAKSNAPLLEWLYSPVVYFENEVFAKQMRELATACFSPIAILHHYLGTTKNFMEVCEMEEVKLKSYFYALRTALAGKWILENNTFPPVAFAEVLPIAPKNIQEKILELQQIKASQNETYLHPKETLITDFLLETVQFNQENASKLGSGKKLNEELDLFFMNMINN; this is encoded by the coding sequence ATGGAAAAGAAAATACTCGATAAATTAAAAGAAATAGAAATACAAAAAGATGTAGAAATACTTTTTGCTTGCGAATCGGGCAGTCGTGCGTGGGGATTTGCTTCTCCGGACAGCGACTATGATATCCGTTTTATATACAAGAACAAGCCGGAGTATTATTTGTCACTTTGGGAAAAGCCCGACGTAATCGAGTTCATGACGGAGGACGATCTTGACGGTTCCGGCTGGGATTTACGGAAAGCCGTAAAATTATTGGCAAAATCCAATGCACCTTTGCTCGAGTGGCTGTATTCACCTGTTGTATATTTTGAGAATGAAGTTTTTGCAAAGCAAATGCGGGAGCTAGCCACAGCATGTTTTTCTCCAATAGCGATTTTGCACCATTATTTGGGAACGACAAAGAATTTCATGGAAGTCTGCGAAATGGAAGAAGTAAAACTAAAAAGTTATTTCTACGCCTTGCGCACCGCATTGGCCGGAAAATGGATTTTAGAAAACAATACTTTTCCGCCCGTTGCATTTGCAGAAGTTTTACCAATTGCGCCGAAAAACATACAGGAAAAAATACTAGAATTACAACAAATAAAAGCCAGCCAAAACGAAACCTATCTGCACCCAAAAGAAACTTTGATAACTGATTTTTTATTGGAAACAGTACAATTTAATCAGGAAAATGCAAGTAAGTTGGGAAGTGGGAAGAAGTTGAATGAGGAGTTGGATTTGTTTTTTATGAATATGATTAATAACTAA
- a CDS encoding TatD family hydrolase, with protein sequence MNTYIDIGINLTNKQFQNDIDDVVQNALDADVSQMIQTGTSVRNSEESAKIARQYPGVLYATAGIHPHDAKSFDAQSISKLRNLLQQKHVISVGECGLDFDRDFSPRNIQEMCYKAQLELAIEVQKPLFLHERAAFTRFMSITNEYLPQLPKAVVHCFTGSLQEAKTYLDNGLYLGFTGAISDSKRFDHLKEVIQYVPLDRIMIETDAPFMLPKNTPTNLLKKYHERRCEPAFLPFVAGTVAQFKGIALDKVAEETTRNAREFFGL encoded by the coding sequence ATGAATACATATATAGATATCGGAATTAATTTAACGAATAAACAATTCCAAAACGACATAGACGATGTCGTACAAAACGCTTTAGATGCTGATGTATCGCAGATGATACAGACAGGCACAAGTGTACGAAACAGTGAAGAATCAGCTAAAATTGCGAGGCAGTATCCAGGTGTGTTATATGCTACAGCAGGAATCCACCCGCATGATGCGAAAAGTTTTGATGCGCAGAGCATTTCAAAACTGCGGAATTTATTACAGCAGAAACACGTAATTTCAGTAGGCGAGTGCGGACTCGATTTTGATCGTGATTTTTCGCCCAGAAATATTCAGGAAATGTGTTACAAAGCCCAATTAGAATTGGCCATCGAAGTTCAGAAACCTTTGTTTTTGCACGAAAGAGCTGCTTTTACACGATTCATGAGTATTACAAATGAATATTTACCGCAATTACCCAAAGCTGTTGTGCATTGTTTTACAGGAAGTCTGCAGGAAGCCAAGACGTATCTCGATAATGGCTTGTATCTTGGTTTTACTGGAGCGATTTCAGACAGTAAACGTTTTGATCATTTGAAAGAAGTGATTCAATACGTTCCTCTTGACCGAATAATGATAGAAACCGATGCGCCTTTCATGCTCCCGAAAAACACACCGACTAATCTCTTAAAAAAATACCATGAACGCCGATGTGAACCTGCTTTTCTGCCTTTTGTAGCAGGAACTGTTGCGCAGTTTAAAGGGATTGCTTTGGATAAAGTGGCAGAGGAAACGACTAGGAATGCTAGGGAGTTTTTTGGACTTTAG
- a CDS encoding AAA family ATPase — MKKTPTLTILVGCPASGKSTYAEWIVRTEHKTMRISRDEIRFSQFQEVMDAGSESMISKIINRQIKTLLSNGWNVLLDTCNVKMEYIKQPIADFSEMANIEFKVFDLSLEELLTRNEKRDRKVPKKVIENMYHQLQKTKEKFDFKSIKKINKKIEYRVQNPELPKAIICDLDGTLALMNGRNPFDASKCDEDEINNPVANVLRNYKKLGYQILLVSGREDRYKEPTLRFLEKHEIEHDNLIMRKAQDSRKDSIIKTEIYNEFIKEKYFVEFVLDDRNQVVDTWRNDLKLPCFQVYYGDF, encoded by the coding sequence ATGAAAAAGACACCAACATTGACAATTTTAGTAGGCTGTCCTGCATCGGGAAAAAGTACGTACGCCGAATGGATCGTTCGAACCGAACATAAAACAATGCGAATAAGCCGCGATGAGATTAGGTTTTCACAATTTCAGGAAGTTATGGATGCTGGATCAGAAAGTATGATTTCGAAAATTATTAACAGACAGATAAAAACACTGCTTTCTAATGGATGGAATGTGCTTTTGGATACCTGCAATGTAAAAATGGAATACATCAAACAGCCTATAGCCGATTTCTCTGAAATGGCAAATATTGAATTCAAAGTGTTTGATTTATCGCTTGAAGAACTTTTGACTCGAAATGAAAAAAGGGATCGAAAAGTGCCAAAGAAAGTGATTGAAAATATGTATCATCAATTGCAAAAAACCAAAGAAAAATTTGATTTTAAATCAATTAAAAAAATCAATAAAAAAATAGAATACCGTGTTCAAAATCCGGAACTCCCAAAAGCAATTATCTGCGATCTTGACGGAACTTTGGCATTGATGAATGGACGAAACCCTTTTGATGCTAGTAAGTGCGATGAAGATGAAATAAATAACCCCGTAGCAAATGTGTTGAGAAATTACAAGAAATTGGGATATCAGATACTTTTGGTTTCTGGGAGAGAAGATCGTTACAAAGAACCTACTTTACGATTCCTTGAAAAGCACGAAATCGAACACGATAATCTGATTATGCGTAAGGCACAAGACAGCCGAAAAGATTCTATTATTAAAACCGAAATCTACAATGAATTTATCAAAGAAAAATACTTTGTAGAGTTTGTCCTTGATGACAGAAATCAGGTGGTTGATACGTGGAGAAATGACTTGAAATTACCTTGTTTTCAGGTGTATTACGGTGATTTTTAG
- a CDS encoding RNA ligase, producing MNITLLKEMISQNYIRVNKHPEHDLYIYNYTQNAQFERVWNEITISCRGLILDANGNVAARPFPKFFNLGEMESQILPNTAFEVFDKVDGSLGILYWIDEVPFMASRGSFASDQSDKANKMLHGKYKASWPLLDKTKTYLFEIIYPENRIVLDYGASEELILLAVVDTHSGKEFPLEDIGFPIVQKFDGIKDIRTLSALNLDNKEGFVIKYADNFRVKIKFEEYLRLHRIVTQVSNLNIWEFLKTNKSFEEILERVPDEFFTWVKQTKTNLENDYKAIEEQCKTDFKELESRKETALYFQTCKYPSVLFWMLDGKDYSEIIWKMIRPEFEKPFNREEE from the coding sequence ATGAATATAACACTTTTAAAAGAGATGATTTCCCAAAATTATATCAGGGTAAACAAACATCCTGAACATGATTTGTACATTTATAATTATACTCAAAATGCCCAATTTGAGAGGGTGTGGAATGAAATTACCATAAGCTGTCGTGGTTTGATTTTAGATGCAAATGGAAATGTTGCAGCAAGACCTTTTCCTAAGTTTTTTAATTTGGGCGAAATGGAAAGTCAAATTCTTCCAAATACAGCTTTTGAAGTGTTTGATAAAGTGGATGGTTCGTTAGGAATTTTATATTGGATTGATGAGGTACCATTTATGGCCAGCCGAGGGTCTTTTGCCAGTGATCAGTCCGATAAAGCGAATAAAATGCTTCATGGAAAATATAAAGCTTCGTGGCCATTATTGGACAAAACCAAAACGTATTTGTTTGAAATTATCTATCCTGAAAACCGAATTGTTTTAGATTACGGAGCCTCTGAAGAATTGATTTTGCTTGCGGTTGTTGATACACATTCGGGCAAAGAATTTCCGCTTGAGGATATTGGTTTTCCAATAGTTCAGAAGTTTGACGGAATAAAAGATATTCGCACTTTATCAGCATTGAATCTGGACAATAAAGAAGGTTTTGTGATTAAATACGCAGATAATTTTCGGGTAAAAATTAAATTCGAAGAGTATCTTCGTTTACACCGCATCGTTACTCAGGTTTCTAATTTGAATATCTGGGAATTCTTAAAAACGAATAAGTCATTTGAAGAAATTTTAGAGCGCGTTCCTGATGAATTTTTTACATGGGTAAAGCAAACTAAAACAAATTTAGAAAATGATTATAAAGCAATCGAAGAGCAATGTAAAACAGATTTTAAAGAGTTAGAATCGCGAAAGGAAACCGCTTTATATTTTCAAACATGTAAATACCCAAGTGTATTGTTTTGGATGCTGGACGGGAAAGATTATTCAGAAATAATATGGAAAATGATTCGGCCAGAATTTGAAAAGCCGTTTAATAGAGAAGAAGAATGA
- a CDS encoding TROVE domain-containing protein, whose translation MKFNFLSKEKTTIVNHENAKAFPLTAEYELYAAVVTTSLNASFYENDTTRLERIKTLIQKCNPVFVAKLAVYARNEMHMRSVPLVLIVELAKIYSGDSLISKMITYVIQRADEITELLAYYQMANDRNGVKKLNRLSKQIQKGLAVSFNKFDEYQFAKYNRDGAVKLKDALFLVHPKAKDDAQQELFNKIVNDTLETPYTWETELSQLGQFKYSNEAEKQNAFTQKWEELIDSNKIGYMALMRNLRNILEANVSGFHVMKVCEYLSNEKAVLNSKQLPFRFLAAYREVKELNFKYATIVLDALEDAVMISARNIKGFDINTSVVIACDVSGSMQKAISPKSKVMLYDIGLMLGMLMQNRCQNVVSGMFGDTWKIINMSKRNVLSNVNEYYKREGEVGYSTNGYLVLEDLIKRKLITDKVMLFTDVQMWNSNQTNHTFSKSWENYKKIAPNAKLYLFDLAGYGQVPINIQKNDVYLIAGWSDKVFDVLHALEDKGSALNYINRIEL comes from the coding sequence ATGAAATTCAATTTTTTATCAAAAGAAAAAACTACTATAGTTAATCACGAAAATGCCAAAGCTTTTCCATTAACAGCAGAATATGAATTGTATGCAGCAGTTGTGACAACTAGTTTGAATGCTTCGTTTTATGAAAATGATACTACACGTTTGGAGCGAATAAAAACTTTGATCCAAAAATGCAATCCGGTATTTGTTGCCAAGCTTGCGGTTTATGCACGTAACGAAATGCACATGCGTTCGGTTCCGTTAGTTTTAATTGTCGAATTGGCCAAAATATATTCGGGTGATTCGTTAATCAGCAAAATGATCACATACGTAATTCAGCGTGCCGATGAAATAACTGAACTTTTGGCTTATTACCAAATGGCGAATGACCGAAATGGTGTTAAGAAATTGAACCGTCTGTCGAAACAAATACAGAAAGGTTTGGCAGTTTCTTTCAATAAATTTGATGAATATCAGTTTGCAAAATACAACCGTGACGGTGCTGTTAAATTAAAAGATGCTTTGTTTTTGGTTCATCCAAAAGCAAAAGACGATGCACAGCAGGAATTGTTTAATAAAATAGTAAACGATACTTTGGAAACACCCTATACTTGGGAAACCGAGCTGTCACAATTGGGTCAGTTTAAATATTCGAATGAAGCCGAAAAACAAAATGCATTCACTCAAAAGTGGGAAGAATTGATCGACAGCAATAAAATAGGTTATATGGCTTTGATGCGTAATCTGCGAAATATATTGGAAGCCAATGTTTCAGGTTTTCACGTAATGAAAGTTTGTGAGTATCTTTCGAATGAAAAAGCAGTTTTGAATTCAAAACAATTGCCTTTCCGATTTTTGGCAGCTTACCGTGAAGTGAAAGAATTGAACTTCAAGTATGCTACTATAGTTTTAGATGCTTTGGAAGATGCCGTAATGATAAGCGCCCGAAACATAAAAGGTTTTGATATCAACACTTCAGTTGTGATTGCCTGCGACGTTTCTGGTTCAATGCAAAAAGCGATTTCACCAAAAAGCAAAGTAATGCTTTACGATATCGGTTTGATGCTGGGTATGCTGATGCAAAACCGCTGTCAGAATGTGGTGAGCGGTATGTTTGGTGATACCTGGAAAATAATCAATATGTCAAAACGAAATGTATTGTCAAATGTAAATGAATACTACAAACGCGAAGGCGAAGTAGGTTATTCTACCAACGGTTACTTGGTTTTGGAAGATTTGATTAAACGAAAACTAATTACAGATAAAGTAATGCTGTTTACCGATGTTCAAATGTGGAACAGCAACCAGACTAATCATACTTTTAGCAAGTCTTGGGAGAATTACAAAAAAATAGCTCCGAATGCTAAATTGTATCTGTTTGATTTGGCTGGTTATGGTCAAGTGCCAATAAATATTCAGAAAAATGATGTTTATTTAATAGCCGGCTGGTCAGATAAAGTGTTTGATGTACTGCATGCTTTAGAAGATAAAGGCAGTGCTTTGAATTACATAAACCGAATAGAATTGTAA
- a CDS encoding HD domain-containing protein, which yields MNLKKIYSDLLLNIGFNEKENQQNWSDLEKSYSKKSRHYHNLTHLEEMIECFETYSERLQNRNEILFSIFYHDFIYSSSKKDNELKSAEFALSILPENAKLDKQLVFDAICATQLHAHNSADDVNWLIDFDLKILAKDWNDYKIYFEQIRKEYRIYPDFLYKPGRAKALKHFLENEFIFQTDELRGLYEDKARANIEKEISILECK from the coding sequence ATGAATTTGAAGAAAATTTACAGCGATTTACTTCTAAATATTGGTTTTAACGAAAAGGAAAATCAGCAAAACTGGTCCGATTTAGAAAAGTCATATTCCAAAAAATCAAGGCATTACCACAATCTAACGCATTTAGAAGAGATGATTGAATGTTTCGAAACCTATTCTGAAAGGCTTCAAAATCGAAACGAGATATTATTTTCAATTTTCTATCATGATTTTATTTATTCCAGTTCAAAAAAGGATAATGAACTAAAAAGCGCCGAATTTGCTTTGTCTATTTTGCCTGAAAATGCAAAACTTGATAAACAGCTTGTTTTTGATGCCATCTGTGCGACACAGCTACATGCGCACAATTCGGCTGATGATGTTAATTGGTTAATCGATTTTGATTTGAAAATTTTGGCGAAGGATTGGAACGACTATAAAATCTATTTTGAACAGATTAGAAAAGAATACCGCATTTATCCTGATTTTCTCTACAAACCTGGTCGTGCAAAAGCTTTGAAACATTTTTTGGAAAATGAATTTATTTTTCAAACGGATGAATTAAGAGGTTTATATGAAGATAAAGCCAGAGCTAATATTGAAAAAGAGATAAGCATTTTAGAATGCAAATAA
- a CDS encoding helix-turn-helix transcriptional regulator, whose translation MSQNKNALIRYKTIDKCLQNKYRQWTLEDLIECCSEALFEYEGRDNPISKRTIQMDIQLMRSEKLGYNAPIVVYDKKFYKYEDEDFSITDIPLTETDMNVLTETVSMLKQFKDFSLFNDVSDILQRLEDKIYAEKSHTQPVIHLDKNEHLKGLHFLEEIYQAIVKKVVLVITYKSFKSAEEKVFDFHPFILKEFNNRWFLIGKRKENQPITNLALDRIISIDYNLNLPYLEQKFNPELYYKNVVGVTVNTGLQPRRIELWIDANNAPYVITKPLHSSQRLIKENEDGSIIVHLFVIQNYELERILLGFGDSLEVLSPEHLRNRMKSILQKGLLRYESDPD comes from the coding sequence ATGTCACAAAATAAAAACGCCTTAATCCGATATAAAACGATTGACAAATGCCTGCAGAATAAATACAGGCAATGGACTTTGGAGGATTTAATCGAATGCTGTTCGGAAGCGCTATTTGAATACGAAGGACGCGACAACCCAATCAGCAAACGAACCATTCAGATGGATATTCAGCTGATGCGGAGCGAAAAACTAGGTTATAATGCGCCAATTGTTGTTTATGATAAAAAGTTTTATAAATATGAAGACGAAGATTTTTCGATAACAGATATTCCGCTGACGGAAACAGACATGAATGTTTTGACCGAAACGGTTTCGATGCTGAAACAGTTTAAGGATTTCTCTTTGTTTAATGATGTTTCGGATATTTTACAGCGTTTGGAAGATAAAATCTACGCCGAAAAATCGCATACACAGCCTGTGATTCATTTGGATAAAAACGAGCATTTGAAAGGGCTGCATTTTCTGGAAGAAATCTATCAGGCGATTGTAAAAAAAGTGGTTTTGGTGATTACTTATAAATCATTTAAATCGGCTGAAGAAAAGGTTTTCGACTTTCATCCCTTTATTTTGAAAGAGTTTAATAACCGCTGGTTTTTGATCGGAAAAAGAAAGGAAAACCAGCCGATTACAAATCTCGCGCTCGACCGAATCATTTCGATTGATTACAATTTGAATCTGCCATACTTGGAACAAAAATTCAATCCTGAACTCTATTATAAAAACGTGGTCGGCGTTACTGTAAACACAGGTTTACAGCCAAGACGCATCGAACTCTGGATTGATGCCAATAATGCTCCTTATGTTATTACAAAACCTTTACATTCTTCCCAGCGATTGATTAAGGAAAATGAAGACGGCAGTATTATTGTCCATCTTTTTGTAATACAAAATTATGAATTGGAACGCATTTTATTAGGTTTTGGCGACAGCCTGGAAGTGCTTAGCCCCGAACATTTGCGCAACCGCATGAAATCAATTCTCCAAAAAGGATTGCTGCGTTACGAAAGTGATCCAGATTAA
- a CDS encoding MarR family winged helix-turn-helix transcriptional regulator — translation MKNKTIDYILRATWQAVSRMYNEEANKYDATMATGFALLSIDREEGTPSTALGPRMGMEATSLTRTLKSMEEKGLIIRKKNPEDGRGVLIYLTDFGKEKRELSKNTVLKFNDSVRQHVSEEKINNFIEVAEIINELIQNKDIFNQTENSNDEITKP, via the coding sequence ATGAAAAACAAAACAATAGATTATATCCTAAGAGCAACTTGGCAGGCCGTATCCAGAATGTACAACGAAGAGGCCAATAAATATGATGCAACAATGGCAACCGGATTTGCTTTATTAAGCATCGACAGAGAAGAAGGAACACCTTCGACAGCATTGGGACCAAGAATGGGGATGGAAGCAACAAGCCTGACCAGAACCTTAAAATCGATGGAGGAAAAAGGATTGATTATCCGAAAGAAAAACCCGGAAGACGGCAGAGGTGTTTTGATTTACCTGACCGATTTTGGGAAAGAAAAAAGAGAGCTTTCAAAGAATACTGTTTTGAAATTTAATGACTCTGTAAGACAGCATGTCTCAGAAGAAAAAATAAACAATTTCATAGAAGTAGCGGAAATTATCAACGAACTGATTCAGAATAAAGACATATTCAACCAAACAGAAAACAGTAATGATGAAATCACCAAGCCTTAA